TAATCCCACCTTCCCGCCGGGGACGGGGGCGCGCGCGGGGGGCCGTGTGGCGCAGGCGCGCTGGGGGCGGCTgatgcggcggcggcggcggctgctgtgaggagcgcggcgcggcggggcgggcggcccaTGGGGCCGGGCCGCGCTGCGGATGGAGCCGCTGCGCAACGGCGGCGCCACGGAGGAGAAGTCGCGGCGGCGCGGCGTGGGGGGGGCGGACGCCGGGCCCCCGCGGCGgcggagcagcagcagcggaggcggcggtggcggcggctgcTCCTCCTCGGCGGGCATTGACAGCGCGGCCGGGCCGCAGCCCCGCGAACGGGGCGGCTCCGTGAGCCGGCAGCGCCGGGACTCGGTCCGCAAGAACCGCCCGCGTGAGTgcggcgggggggggcgcgggggctgcggcgggggcggggcttgggCGATGTGGACGGGGCCTAACGGATGGGGGCGTGGTTTATGGTAATGAGTGGGCGGTGCTGCGGATGGAGGGGCGTGTCCAGGAGCTGGGCGGGGCTTGGGGAGAGGGGCTTCTCAATGGGGCGAGGGGTGTGGGGACGTAGGGGCTTGTTTGCATGAGGATGTAGGGACAcggtgagatggggacatggagacacaggGTGGGGACGTAGGGACACGGTGAGGTGGGAACACAGGGACATGGTGACATGGGGACGTAGGGACACGGGATGGGGACGTAGGGACACAGTGAGATGGGAACACAGGGACATCGTGGgattgggacacagggacacagtgggATAGGGACATGGTAGGACAAGGACACGGTGACACTGGGCCATGGGCTCGGTGGAGGGTGGGATGGGctgagctgctctgggacatggaGGTGGCATCTGGTGGGGTTGGGGCTGAGGTGCCCAAATCAGGGACATGGGACTGGAGGGGGACTGGGAAGGTCACTGGTGGGGATGGAGTGTGGGGAAAAGGTGACAGAAGGACAGACAGAGAGGCTGGGGGGGTGAAGGCTGCGTGACCGGGCTGGAAGAAAAGCACCAGAGAGCGAAGAGAAAGGTGTAAATTTGGGGAGGGGAGAATCCCATGGGTTTGGTAGGGACAGGGCACAGACTGAACCGAGCTTTGGAAAGTAAAAAACGTCCCCTAAGCCTGGTTTTAAACGCCATATCAGAAATGGTGTGTGGAATTAAGTGCAAAATGGATGGCAGCCTTCATTTTGGGCGCTGCTGTGCAGGTGCTGGGGACGTCGCCTCGGCCACGTTGGACGTGGAGCTGCGCGGTTGTTCCTTGTGCCACGGTCCTTCCTCTTGGGAGGAATTTGCCGTATCCTGAATAGCGGCCACGTAGTTCCCCGTTACCTGCACGGCTATTAAAGGGACGCCAGCAAATTAATCCAGGAATCAAAATCATCCTGCGTGTTGTAGCAAGACTCCATCTGTTGGTTTGCAATGGCAAGATGTTATTGTTATGCTATTAATGTGAAGTTTTAAATGCtgttctttccctttttattgaTTGCTGGGAAAAAGGAAGCTTCTTTTTGCCTTGAGCGTGAAAAATTGGAATGATGTATCAAAAGACATTCAGAGACTTGAACTGGATGCTGCTTGTGTTACTGGTTTCAGGCAAGTGCTAATAGAGCGTCAGGCTGTGCTGACCTGGGTTCCTTCTTGCGCTGAATTACAGGAGTGATCCTGCACCAGGAGGCGATTGCAAAGTTAATTTTAAATAACTGAGGTGATTGTGGGGTTTTCTGCTTACCCAAGATTTAGTaggataaaaggagaatttattagAGGGGCGTAACGGCATTGGCAGCGATTTAGATGCAGCAAAACCAACTTTAGATGTGAAAATCCACTTTTGTGGCCGTCGTGGTAAGGAAATCACAGCAAAACCCACCAGTGGGACCTGTGGGGTTGTTAATTAGAGGCGTGCATGTTGATAGGTTGCAGCCAGCAATCTCTGGTATGAAAATTAGGGTGGAATTGGGTATATTGGGTGATGATACTTTTCCGCTTTGCTCGGGGGCAGTTTCAGTGTCTCGTGTGGAAAATCGAGATTGAAATTGGGCGTTGAGGTCGCTGTTTGCTGCGGTGAAGTCCAGTGCAGAGACTGGCATGGGATCCTGGTGGGAACACAGGTGTTCTGGAGGTTTCGGAGCTGGGTTTGGATCCAGCTGGGATCCCAGCCTGGCTTTGTTAACGATCCTCCTGATAATTGGAAGGGAAACGCGCTCGAGCGAGTCCATCCAATAACAGGGGCAAGGTCTGATGTCGGCGCAGATTAACGTCTTGAAGTTAAAACGCTCGATCCCACCTTAAGAATCAAGCAAGCCTGAAGAAGAGCAAACCCGCTTAATGAGCGTCTGATCCAAAACGTCCTAATTGAGCTCCCGCTCGGCTGCTGCTGGGAGGTTCAATCGAGCGCCGTGACCTTGAGGCCCTGGCAGATGAGCCTTGTTTTCTTAGGAACGAAAGGATTTCAGTGGGCTGCCCTTGAAGCTTGTGATCTCCCTTCCTCCGGAGCTGTAACGCAGGGGAGATCTGAGACCAAGGGGAATTAAATAGGATTTATCTGCAATAACTTGATGCAAGCTCCGCTCCTTGGTGCGGCTCGGGCTCTTAAATATTCCGCTTTGTAGGAATTAAAGAGCTTTATCGCAGGTTTTCGGTTAAAGGAGAAAGCGAGGATGTGAGGATTGTCCCTGAAAATGTCGTGGAGCGGAGATGTGTTGGAGTCCCGAGCTGCTTTGGAGGATGATGTTGGTGGGGTGTGAACGGGAGCTCAACAGGATTATTAGTAATAACGGTAATACCGAAAAAGCTTTTTCAGAGACAATACAGAAGAATTCCTTCCTGCTAATGAATTTTCAGAACTATTATTGAAATCTATACTTCAAAACCGGACTGGAAATACCCCGGAATAGTAAAGAGTGTATTCACGTTATGGTTATCCTGACGGAACTGCGGGTTCGGTTGAGTGCCAGGCGTAGAACTCCTGACGACCAGGGGGATATTTCGTTGTAATTAATCTTCCTTCTGATAAGAGAAATAGGTCAGTGATCCAGTTCATCCCCTTCTGCTCTCTCTGCTCCTTCCCCATTATTTCCTCGGCAGAGATGAGTTCAGGTTATTTCCTTGAAAAAAACCCTGGTTTTGATGCTTTTGCGAGACATTGTCCAGGGTGTTTTATTGCTTTAAAAAGGGGAGAGGTTGCATGAAGTGGATTTGTATTGTGGGGTGCTCATGAATTCCAAAAGGAATTAGCCTGTAGCTAAAATATCAAGAAGAGCATCCTGCGAATGGTTTCTAAATATATACACTTGTGTGGTTTAAaaaaccccatgtccccatctatTCTGTAATCCTTTCAATgataccttttctttttaaagttttagTATCTCCTATCAGAATCATAATGTGCAAATCGCTTTAAATTATCAATACAGACCGTATGCAATTAGAGGTACGAATAAAACACTGCTTGGGCAGCTCCTTTGCAGTACGACATTCAagctttgctttatatttttaaatacctttttatGTTTTGGGATTGGGTGTGAAGTGTGAATTTCAAGCGAAGCCTATTTGTAGAGATGGGAGGATGTGTAGAATTAGTGTCGCTTTATATTAAACGCTGGTTAATATTTGTTCTTTCCCAGCTGTAAAATTTCCATAGTGGTGTAATGCTATGAAAAtataatgtttaatattttagaGGAAGTGTAGAGATGCTGCGAAATGCTCAACTAAATCATCAGTCTCGATGTAATTGTTTTAGCTTCTGGTATAATTGGCTCATAATTTAAGGATCAATCTGAAAAATGACTTGAGCCGCTTGTCATATGAAGAAAAATCCACCATGGGGATTTTGAATTATATCTTCGCTTTCATCTTGACGCTTCCGGCTTTCAAAATCAGTCTGTTGAGGGGTTTTTTATTTCTATAGCATCCAGTTTTATAAAGCGATTTACATAACAAATACAGGCATTATATCTTCTTGCCCCAGAGAGCTTGCGGTCTGACCCTGAAGGGGATTTGAAGATGGTGATTTAGTGATAGCCCCAAACCCTGAACTTTGTTTGCAGAAacatttgtgtttgttgttgcttATCCATAGAAGAAAGCTTACTTTTAAGGCTGTGTGTAAATTGTGTGTGTGAAAATGTATGCGTAGAGCTGCTTCTGGAAAGCGTTGATGTTAAGGGAAGACAATCCTTGGTTAGGCCAAAAGATGAAGAGTTTTCTTCTTGGAGAAAAATTCCCTTTCCAGATGCTTTATAACTGCTCCGGCAGCGGGTGTGTTAGGGGAGAAAatgaaacggcctcaggttgtgccaggggaggttgaggttggatctggggaacaatttcttccccaaagggctgtggggcattggaacaggctgcccagggcagtgctggagtcaccatccctggagggttggacagacggacatgaggttctcaggaacatggggtgggttaatggttggactcaatcctggaggtcttttccaaccaaaacgattctgtgactCTGAAAATAAGGCTTACGGttagtgtaggagaaagggacctgggtgtcctggggacagcagggtgaccatgagccagcactgggcccttgtggccaggaagccaatggtacctggggtgggttagaagggggtggtcagtaggtcagagaggttctcctgcccctctgctctgccctggggagaccacacctggaatattgtgtccagttgtggcccctcagttccagaaggacagggaactgctggagagagtccagcgcagccaccaagatgctgaagggagtggagcatctcccgtgtgaggaaaggctgagggagctggggctctttagcttggagaagactgaggggtgacctgattcatgtttacagatatataaagggagagtgtcaggaggatggagccaggcttttctcagtgacaatgataggacaaggggcaataggtacaaactggaacacaagaggttccacttaaatttgagaagaaacttcttatcagtaagggtatcagaacactggcccaggctgcccagggaggttgtggagtctccttctctgcagacattcaaacccgcctggacaccttcctgtggaacctcagctgggtgttcctgctccatggggggattgcactggatgagctttccagggcccttccaacccctgacattctgggattctgctgaGCGGTGCCACAATCTTCCCAGTTCCTCAGATCACCCTCTTTGTACCCCTGCTTCTTTTCGCTCCGAATACCATTGCATTTATTTCTTCTTGACTTTTTTATACAACGTTTGTCGGGTTAGCTGCTGTCATCATGCTAAGAAAGAAATAGAGTGTCTTTAAGGAAGACTGTAGAAGGTTTCAGGTGGAAAGCAGCTGTGGCTTTGAGAAGAGGATTTCTTGCCTTTTTGGTAAACGTCCAAACCACCAGAGCGACACAAAACTCTTCTTggaggatgctgggcaggaggagACCCCACAGGTTCACCCCACAATGTTCCTCCTGTGTTCTTGTTCTCCCCATCGTTCTTTGCCACATTGTTCATGTGCCACAGCCCTTTCCTGCAGAAATGGGTTTATAGGGGATGTTTTGTCCACGCCCCAGATTATTGGAGTGTTCTGTGCGGGTTTTACTGCATAGAAAATCCCTTAGAGTATGGTAAAGAAATACTTAATATTGAACTAGCATGCTGCTTCCTCGGATTCCTAACCTGTTCCTGAGATGTATATACTGAGAGATCCATAATTAAGAATCATCTGGTTTAAGTTAATTACCTTAATGGGCGATCTTTTAGGATTTGTCCCTGGTGACTGAAGGCACAGCCAAGCTGCTGGCAGATGGAGAACGATGCTGCTCTGTGCGGAGCTTTTCTGGGCCCGCAGGGATGGCTGAGGCTTGTTGGGGGCTGGATGCTCTTTTTAGGGCCAGCTGGGGCTTAGTGGGGCCGGTAAAAAACGAGAGTGAGAACTAGTAAAGCCTGAGCCTAACCTGAGTACGGTTCACACCAGGCTCTGCAGGTGTTGTTGCCATTTCCTCATTAGCCAGTGGGTACCTGGTATGTTCAACCCCATGCCTGATGTTCTGTGAGTTCAGTGGCAGCTGTAACAACACCTGAATAAAAGGTAAATTTATAGATATTAAAAAATTGAAGATCTTGATGGGActgagaatcagagaatcactttggttggaaaagaccctcaggatcatccagtccaaccattccccacccctggcactgccccatgtccctgagaacctcatgtccgtctgtccaaccctccagggatggtgactccagcactgccctgggcagcctgttccaatgccccacagccctttggggaagaaattgttcctaaatccaacctcagcctcccctggtgcaacttgaggccgtttcctccgcttgttcctggggagcagagcccgacccccctggctccaagctcctttcaggcagttcagagatcagaaggtctcccctcagctcctgttctccagctgaaccccccaggtccctcagccgctcccatcacacttgtgctccagcccctcaccagctccgttcccttctctcaactcgctccagcacctcaaggcctttcttggcgtgaggggcccaaaactgaccccaggatttgaggtttggcctccccaggtcccagcacagggaatgAGCTGGGATGAAGTTCTGCGGAGCTGCTCTCTTTTGTGCTGACAAGGACCAAGGTGGTGATTCTCATGCCCTAAAATCTGGAAGGTTTGTGTCCCTGAATTTGCTCTGTGACCTTCACAACCAGCTTTAACATGAACCAGTGTTACCTACTGAGCAAATGCTTGTGCTGCCAGCCAAGTGTCTCCTCCGGAGCAGAAGCCCCTTTAGCTTGTGATGAAGCAGCTCGTGTGGCATTTTCAGCTCCGTGGCTTAATTTTTGGATGTTTTTCTGCTGATGCTAGACATATCCAAGATCCCCCTCTCTGCTTTCTCCCTGTTTCTGCCCTTATGTAGCTTCACAAAGTGATGTTGCAGAAGGTTTCTGGAACTGGTTCCGTAGTCAGAGCAGAGATGATGCAGCTTTTAATAGGGAGAAATGGGTGAAGAGGGTTGTCCAGGTGTCACTGACCGCGACACCGGAGGGGAATTGGCTGAGGAACGCGGAGAAGCTGCTTGTTCTTCCTTTCCTTGTGCAGAGCTCGCTGGTTTTTCAGCGGTTTATTGAGTATCAAAAAGCCCAGTGCATGTGGGGAAACTGGTTTTAGTGGTTAAACTGGTATTTAAGCTGGTGTTTAAACAGAGGGTGTTTCCCCGTTCCAGTCGCAGCAGCAGGAGCCGCTGGTTTGGCTGCTTGTTCACCTGTGCTTGGTGGTGTTTTTATCACTTCTCTAACAGCGGCGCATGATCCGTGTTCAAAGCGTTTTTCTGCGGTAATTAATTGAGAACTCGAGGGCTTTGATTCAGAGAAAGACAAAATACTTTGAGGGGGGGTCCTATTCTGCCATTAACACGGGAACGGCTGACTTACAGATGTCTATACATTGTTGGAGACGGTTTTAATATCGCACCAGGTGAGCCCGTGTATGGGATGTTTAGGTTCAAGGTGTTGGGATGAGCAGGTGGGTCACAgattcatagaacagtttgggtcagaagggaccttatTCTGAATTCTGGGGTGCAGAATGAGGAATTTTCATGAAAACGATTTTTATTGGCATGAAAAAACTCCTTGAATCGCTCCTGCTTTCTTTCTCCCTTGGACTGCCATTCAGCTTTATTTCTCTTCTTCGTGAGTGGTTTAATCCCACTGCCGTAAGCCGTAACATGTGGTTGTGTGTTTCTCTTTGCTCTGGAGCCTGCGGATCTCGTTAGCTCAAGCCTATCCTGTAGCTCATTAATAGTAATATTAATCTGTTCCAGTTCTCAGCTCTAATCGCAGGTTCCATCTGATCGGGGTTTTCTCTTGATCTCTTCCAAGCAGCTCATTATCCAATACAGCTGTAAATGTTGCTGGGCCTGACACTAATGCATATTTTGTACCATGGGGGAATTTGACTAATAAAATAATCCAATTAGACATTTGTTTTCATCTCCCTGGGGCATCTCAGATTACTCGTCTACCTCAGTTATGCGTTGTAATTAGGTAGCGTTTGTACATCCCTTTGATGTAAAAGCACCGGCCTTGTCCTCGGCTCTGCCTTTGGATCAGAACTTTATAAAAGAACTAAAGCGCAGGGGATGGAGCGGGTGTCACGGTGCTGTCAGACCCGCCTGGGGTATCTTCGGTGCTGCCTGGGGCTGTGAGGGCTTTGAGGACTGAAAATCAAAGGTTGGGAGCTCCGGAACACGATGtatcacaaaatcccagaatgtgaggggttggaagggccctggaaagctcatccagtgcaatccccccatggagcaggaacacccagctgaggttccacaggaaggtgtccaggcgggtttgaatgtctgcacagaaggagactccacaacctccctgggcagcctgggccaggctctgacaccctcacctcgaacaagtttcttctcaaatttaagtggaacctcctgtgttccagtttgaacccattaccccttgtcctaccattggttgtcaccgagaagagcctggctccatcctcctgacactccccctttccatattgatccccatgaatgagtcacctacccctcagtgtcctcttctccagctccagagccccagctccctcagcctttcctcccacgggagatgctccactcccttcagcatcttggtggctgcgctggactctctccagcagttccctgtccttctggaactgaggggccacaactggacacaatattccaggtgtggtctccccagggcagagcagaggggcaggagaacctctctgacctactgaccacccccttctaacccaccccaggtaccattggccttcctggccacaagggcccagtgctggctcatgatcaccctgctgtccccaggacccccaggtccctttcccctacactgctctctaatagctcattccccaacttatactggaacctggggttgttcctgcccagattcaagactctacacttaccgttgttctatttcattaattttttccccgcccagctctccagcctgtccaggtctctggatggcagcacagcttccagtgtcaccactcctcccagcttggtgtcaccagcaaacttgctgacagtcactattccctcgtccaaatcattgatgaatatattgaataataccggccccagcactgacccctgagtcACTGCAcgagatccaggcctcaactggactctgccccattgaccacgaccctctggcttcttcccttcagccagttcacagtccacctcactacctggtcattcagaccacactccctcagtttagcagcaaaacCGGAGTCAAGTCCACGCACAGGAGTCTCAGCCACGCTTGTGAAAAACAGACCACACTTGTGATGTTTTTTCCTTTAAGTTTTCCACTTTAGAAACCAAACATGCCTGTATTTTGGAGTCCTTAGAGAACTGCGTGAATTAATTCAATTGATAAGTATTTTGCTGGTGATATGACAGTAGCATAccctatttctttcttttctttagtcTTTCCCTGGTTTGGCTTGGACATCGGAGGGACCTTGGTCAAACTGGTTTATTTTGAACCAAAGGACATCACCgccgaagaggaggaggaagaagtggaaAACCTCAAAAGCATCCGCAAGTACCTGACGTCCAACGTGGCCTACGGCTCCACAGGCATTCGGGACGTGCACCTCGAGCTAAAGGACCTTACCCTGTGTGGACGTAAAGGCAATCTGCACTTTATACGCTTTCCTACTCATGACATGCCCGCTTTTATTCAAATGGGAAGCGAAAAACACTTTTCAAGCCTCCATACTACTTTATGTGCCACGGGAGGTGGAGCGTACAAATTTGAGCAGGACTTTCGCACAGTATGCAATTTTTGGCTTCTATACCATTGGGGATATATATAAAACTTTCTCTGCAGGCTCTTAAACCTTCTCTAAATCTCGGCTTTGGAAGGGTGTACCTAACTCAAATTAAACCGGGTTTGGGGAGCATGGGGAGCCAAGTTCACATCTCGAAATTCTTCCCTGAAAATGCATGTGACATCCCTTTAACTGTAAAATTATTCACTAACTCCCATGGCTTGTGATCTTACACGGCTTTCTTTGTATAATTAATCTCCAATTATGCCGATTTCAGTCAGTCTTTTTTCCCTTTGGTGTCTTACACACgcttaatatttgctttattgttcCTTTGCTCGTGTGGTTTTGTTTCTAAACCGCCGGTGAGTGAGCTGCTTTGGTGGTAAATTAACTGAAAGGAGGTTGGCGTTTGGGATTTGACATCATCCTGTGGCTTTGTTGTAAGTTTGGTTCTTGTTCGTAGGTGAAAAACGTGTGTGACAAAGACTTTGTTTAACCAGGGCTTGAAAAACCGCACCAAGTGAAGAAGCGTTTTGTGCAGTCGTGGCAGTGACGGGAGGGGAAAACAATTTTATGGGATTATTTTGGTTGGAGATccttaaggtcattgagtccaaccataacccagccctggcactgccccgtgtcctgagaacctcatgtccgtctgtccaaccctccagggatggtgactccagcactgccctgggcagcctgttccaatgccccacagccctttggggaagaaatggttccccagatccaacctcaacctcatCATCACCATTTCCCCTGTTCTTTTAgagttggttttgttctgtgtggttttatttttatattttttctccaAACACTTCAATCCCTTctcatttctctttgcttttcttgCTAACGCTCAGAGCCAGGACCCAGACCAGGCCCTTGGAAGCTGACGGGATTCTCTTGGTGTCCATTCGTGGATCCAGTTgttcatttccccccatttcccaacTGGACCGGGGTCACTAAATGTCCATGTGGAGAAAGCCGGAGCTCTCTCACGATCACAGGGAGCAACAGCTGAATTTATCCAGCAGCAAATGCATTTCTCTAACCCTGAGCATAAACCCTTCAGCTCCTTTGCTACTTCTTGAATATTCCTCTTGTTTTTTCCTCCCAGATGAGTGACCTTGAGCTTTGTAAGCTCGATGAACTCGATTGCCTTATTAAAGGAGTTCTGTACATTGATTCAGTCGGATTCAATGGGCATTCGGAGTGCTACTATTTTGAGAACCCGACGGACGCCGAACGGTGTCGGAAGCTCCCGTTCAACCTGGAGAACCCGTATCCTCTCCTCCTGGTGAACATCGGCTCGGGGGTCAGCATCCTGGCCGTGTATTCCAAAGAAAACTACAAGCGGGTCACGGGCACCAGGTGAGCGCTGCAAGGGCACCAACTGagtttatttttaagtaaaaagtGACGTTTTCAGGGAGCAAGCTGCAGTAAAGGTGGTGAGTTGAATGACAGAGCTCCTGCTCTTCCCTTTTCGCTGCCAAGAGAGAATCTGAATTTCACCCTTTGGTCTCTTTAACAAGTTATTTTTCAGTTGCCCTGCTGTAGGAATTAGTGGTTTATTTGCCATCAGAGTTCCCGTAATTTCAGATTGACCCAAATACAATGATTCCATTCACAAGCGTTGGCTTTGCAGAAAAGATTTGCCTCTGCACTTTGGAAATTTCCCTTATTTTGGTGGCAGGAACGCGATTCTCCAGTAATTTTCCAACTgtcttatggttggactcggatgatcctgagggtcaatTCCAACcagaattattctatgattctatgactcttgtTG
This genomic stretch from Patagioenas fasciata isolate bPatFas1 chromosome 4, bPatFas1.hap1, whole genome shotgun sequence harbors:
- the PANK2 gene encoding pantothenate kinase 2, mitochondrial isoform X1 translates to MEPLRNGGATEEKSRRRGVGGADAGPPRRRSSSSGGGGGGGCSSSAGIDSAAGPQPRERGGSVSRQRRDSVRKNRPLFPWFGLDIGGTLVKLVYFEPKDITAEEEEEEVENLKSIRKYLTSNVAYGSTGIRDVHLELKDLTLCGRKGNLHFIRFPTHDMPAFIQMGSEKHFSSLHTTLCATGGGAYKFEQDFRTMSDLELCKLDELDCLIKGVLYIDSVGFNGHSECYYFENPTDAERCRKLPFNLENPYPLLLVNIGSGVSILAVYSKENYKRVTGTSLGGGTFFGLCCLLTGCSTFEEALEMASHGDSTKVDKLVRDIYGGDYERFGLPGWAVASSFGNMMSKEKRDSVSKEDLAKATLITITNNIGSIARMCALNENINRVVFVGNFLRINTISMRLLAYALDYWSKGQLKALFLEHEGYFGAVGALLELLDSA